Proteins co-encoded in one Pelodiscus sinensis isolate JC-2024 chromosome 9, ASM4963464v1, whole genome shotgun sequence genomic window:
- the LOC142830642 gene encoding uncharacterized protein LOC142830642: MAARGGRQPPSPGAEEEAPRARKRRAPSWTPRELEALLDLWEEEEGLHDLQSRRRNAELYTRMARNLAQQGHPSRNCEQVRSKVKELRLGYVRATEGRGAGPDACPYFERLNSFLGEPAPQGPAVPVDTCQQPPIIRPTEPEEEDESGGASGEEASVATQQAPSSSSSVAGEEPTAGPSTRPATPAAAAPPAAQARRTRLRHRDQLLRRHVTAVEGIQTSIAERVQGDQEWRHEGWAAFLEECREMRATMGTLTLDAIVLSGLASILSVVMESGQDMSGISLKDTVVVEVQEEEEEEKNNQTLISKNLELPDQPSLRGDPHHPKQLPNPGEAASTQLCEDLMRENVAVLNDMQQTLAKKVWDDAEW, encoded by the exons atggcagctcgaggtggtcgtcagccaccgtcacccggggcagaggaggaagcccccagggcccggaagcgcagggccccatcctggacccccagggagctggaggccctcctggacctgtgggaggaggaggagggtctccatgacctccagTCCCGCCGCCGGAATGCTGAGCTGTACACCCGGATGGCCCGGAACCTCGCCCAGCAAgggcaccccagccgcaactgcgagcaggtccgctcgaaggttaaggagctgcggctggggtacgtgcgggccacggaggggaggggagcagggcctgatgcctgcccctattttgagcggctgaactcatttttgggcgagccagccccgcaaggcccAGCTGTCCCCGTTGACACCTGCCAGCAACCCCCGATCATTCGTCCCACCGAACCGGAGGAGGAAGACGAGAGCGGCGGCGcttcgggagaggaggccagcgttgccacccagcaggccccctccagcagctcctctgtggccggggaggaacccactg cgggacccagcaccagaccagcgactccagcagcagcggcacccccagctgcccaagcccggaggaccaggctccgacaccgggaccagctgcttcggcgtcatgtcaccgcggtggaggggatccagacctccattgcggagcgtgtgcagggggaccaggagtggcggcatgagggatgggctgcgttcctggaggaatgccgcgagatgcgtgccacaatgggcaccctgacg CTAGATGCCATTGTATTGAGTGGCCTGGCCAGTATTCTGAGTGTGGTCATGGAGTCTGGACAAGACATGTCTGGCATCAGCCTGAAGGACACTGTGGTGGTGGAggtgcaggaagaggaggaggaggagaagaataaTCAGACACTGATCTCCAAAAACCTGGAGCTG ccggaccagccgtctCTGAGGGGTGATCCACACCATCCAAAGCAGCTGCCCAACCCCGGGGAAGCTGCAAGCACACAACTCTGtgaggacctcatgagggagaACGTGGCTGTCCTGAACgacatgcagcaaaccctggccAAGAAGGTCTGGGATGATGCCGAGTGGTAG